TCAGGTCGCACGGCAGATAAGTCACCAGATCGACCAGGCTGGCCGCGGTTACCGGATCGCGTCCGCGCACCCGATTGAACGATTCTTGCAGGAAGTCAAAGGGATCGTGGTCTGGCAGTTGTGCGAGAAAGTCGTCCGAGTACAGGCTCGCTCGCTGCGCTTCGTTGAAGATCGACATCCAGTCGAAATAGCGTCGCTGCCCCGATTCGCCCAGCCCTGCCGCGAAGCGTTTGAATTTGCGCACCAGCGACTTCTGTCGCGGACTGGCCGGCAGGCACTGCCAGAACGAACCCGCCAACAGGCTGCGGACCGGCCCAGGCAGGCGATCAAACAACCCCGCCAATCTAACGGCCTGATAGCGCGTGTATCCTGCAAACAACTCGTCCCCCCCGTCTCCGGACAGGGCCACGGTGACGTGCCGTCGCGTCATTTGCGATACGTAGTAGGTCGGAATCGCCGAACTGTCGGCAAAGGGCTCGTCGTAGTGCCACATCAGCTTCGGCAGCATGGCCATGCCGTCTGGCTCGACGCGTTCTTCGTAATGATCGGTGCCTAGCAGCTTGGCAACTTCGCGCGCATAGCTCGTTTCGTCATACTCGGCGATCGGAAAGCCGATGGAGAATGTCTTCACCCGATCCTGCGAGAGCTGCTGCGCCAGGGCGACCACGATCGAGGAATCGATACCTCCGGAGAGAAACGCACCCAGCGGGACTTCGCTCTGCAGACGTTTTTCCACAGCCCGCGTCAATAGCTCGCGCAGCTCGGCAGAATAATCGGCTGCCGATCGATGCACTTCCTGCGTGAAGTCGGGCGACCAGTACTGGCCCAGCGACAGGGCGCCGTCGCGATAGACGGCGTAATGCGCGGGGGGCAGCTTGCGGATGCCGCGAAAGATCGTGCGCGGATGTGGCACATACTGATAGGCCAGATATTCGTCGACAGCCCGCGGATCGATCTCCCGAGCCACGTCCGGAACTTCCAGCAGGCTCTTGAGCTCGCTGGCAAAGAGCAGTCGCCCTGGCTCTTCGCGATATACGAGCGGTTTTTTTCCCAGCCGATCGCGCGCCAGCACAAGTTGCCGACGGCGTCCGTCCCAAATCGCCAGAGCGAACATGCCCTCGATGTGTTCCAGAAAACCGACGCCTTCATCTTCGTAAAGGTGCACGAGCGTTTCGGTATCGCTGGCCGTGCGAAAGCGGTGGCCTGCACCCTCGAGTCGGCGGTGAAGGTCACGAAAGTTGTAGATTTCTCCGTTGAAGACGATCCAAATGGTCTCGTCTTCGTTGGCCAGCGGCTGGCGACCGCCGGCGACATCGATGATCGACAGTCGACGATGCCCCAGCGCCACGCCGACGGTGGCGCTAGCCCCCTGATTCGTATGTACATCACTCGCATACAGGCCCACGTCGTCGGGTCCGCGGTGGCGCAGCATCTCGGTCATGCGCGCGAGCGTATCGCGCTCGACGCGTAACGCCGGATCGGTCCAAACGGCTCCGGTGATACCACACATGCGAGCGATTCAGTCCCAGTGGGAAACAAAAGACATGTCGAGCCCGGATCGCGCTGACCCAAAGTCCCCGTGCGCTCGAGGGAATGAACGTGCTCGACGGTTATCACTGCCTTACAACTGATCTTACTCTAAATCCGACCACCCGGCCGCGTGGGACGGTGGAAATCGAGCAGGACCGAACCTTGTGAGTTGGACATTTGGTGAGGATAATCGGCGCTAAGCGACCGCCGGCCTTTACTCCCGGATGGTCGCTTATGGTGCAACACCGTTCCAGCCATTTGTCACTGTTGTCACTTGCGAGGTCGATTTGAACGACGACTTCGACATGTATGCGGAGTTGCTGGGGCTTCTCGTTGGTCCGCGCCCTCCGGATTATTACACCTTGCTCGGCGTTGCGCCCTCTGAGACGGACGCTGCGCAGATTCACGCGGCCGCCAAACGGCGCATCACGCGGCTCTCATCCCTACTGCATAGCGAGCGGGCCAAATTCGCGCAGCACCTGATCGGCGAAATCGCCACCGCTCG
Above is a window of Pirellulales bacterium DNA encoding:
- the asnB gene encoding asparagine synthase (glutamine-hydrolyzing), translated to MCGITGAVWTDPALRVERDTLARMTEMLRHRGPDDVGLYASDVHTNQGASATVGVALGHRRLSIIDVAGGRQPLANEDETIWIVFNGEIYNFRDLHRRLEGAGHRFRTASDTETLVHLYEDEGVGFLEHIEGMFALAIWDGRRRQLVLARDRLGKKPLVYREEPGRLLFASELKSLLEVPDVAREIDPRAVDEYLAYQYVPHPRTIFRGIRKLPPAHYAVYRDGALSLGQYWSPDFTQEVHRSAADYSAELRELLTRAVEKRLQSEVPLGAFLSGGIDSSIVVALAQQLSQDRVKTFSIGFPIAEYDETSYAREVAKLLGTDHYEERVEPDGMAMLPKLMWHYDEPFADSSAIPTYYVSQMTRRHVTVALSGDGGDELFAGYTRYQAVRLAGLFDRLPGPVRSLLAGSFWQCLPASPRQKSLVRKFKRFAAGLGESGQRRYFDWMSIFNEAQRASLYSDDFLAQLPDHDPFDFLQESFNRVRGRDPVTAASLVDLVTYLPCDLMTKVDIASMAHGLECRAPFLDQHVVELAARMPVDLKLRRGRGKRILRETFGHLLPRSLLSRPKMGFGVPLGHWFRHELRDFTREVLLDPATLSRGYFQPAAVERLVNDHLSGVFDHSYRLWSLLVFELWQRQWADVVAVAAR